The proteins below are encoded in one region of Pan paniscus chromosome 4, NHGRI_mPanPan1-v2.0_pri, whole genome shotgun sequence:
- the PPP1R2B gene encoding protein phosphatase inhibitor 2 family member B: protein MAASTASHRPIKGILKNKTSTTSSMVAWAEQPRGSVDEELSKKSQKWDEINILATYHPADKGYGLMKIDEPSAPYHSMMGDDEDACRDTETTEAMAPDILAKKLAAAEGLEPKYRIQEQESRGEEDSDLSPEEREKKRQFEMRRKLHYNEGLNIKLARQLISKDLHDDDEDEEMLETADGESMNTEESNQGSTPSDQQQNKLRSP from the coding sequence ATGGCGGCCTCGACGGCCTCGCACCGGCCCATCAAGGGGATATTGAAGAACAAGACCTCTACGACTTCCTCTATGGTGGCGTGGGCCGAACAGCCCCGCGGGAGTGTCGACGAGGAGCTGAGCAAAAAATCCCAGAAGTGGGATGAAATTAACATCTTGGCGACCTATCATCCAGCAGACAAAGGCTATGGTTTAATGAAAATAGATGAACCAAGCGCTCCTTACCATAGTATGATGGGTGATGATGAAGATGCGTGTAGGGACACCGAGACTACTGAAGCCATGGCGCCAGACATCTTAGCCAAGAAATTAGCTGCTGCTGAAGGCTTGGAGCCAAAGTATCGGATTCAGGAACAAGAAAGCAGAGGAGAGGAGGATAGTGACCTCTCACCTGAAGAACGAGAAAAAAAGCGACAATTTGAAATGAGAAGGAAGCTTCACTACAATGAAGGACTCAATATCAAACTAGCCAGACAATTAATTTCAAAAGACCtacatgatgatgatgaagatgaagaaatgTTAGAGACTGCAGATGGAGAAAGCATGAATACGGAAGAATCAAATCAAGGATCTACTCCAAGTGACCAACAGCAAAACAAATTACGAAGTCCATAG